The Pyxidicoccus trucidator genomic sequence GGTGGTGGGCTGGTGCAGAAGGGCCGAGGAGGGCTGATGCCGGGTGCCCCCGGGCTGTGCGCCGGGCCGGTGGGGAGGCCGTGCAGCCCCCTGGAGGCACACGCCGGCCCATGCGGCCCAAGCCGGGCGTCGGGGGGGAGTGGTGGGGTGCCCTCCCCTCACCAAGGAGACGCCATGTCCCAGACTGCGTTGAAGTTCCTGCTGCCGTGCCTGCTGCTCACCACCACCACGTTCGCCGCGGGCTCGGCCGATGTGGTGGCCCAAGAGGCGCGTCCAGCCGGAAAGTCCGTGCTCCTGCTCGTCCCCGAGGACACGGCGCTTCCCGCCATGGCGATGCTCGTCTCCAGTCTCCGCTCCTCCCTGTGGGAGTCCTGGGGCGGCCCGGTCACCGTGGATGTCGAGAGCCTGGATCTGGGCTGGGCCAGCGGGTCTGAATACAAACGAGCACTGCGTTCCTGGTATCGGGTCAAGTACCGCGAGCGTCGGCCGGATGCACTCGTCACCTTCCGCACCGACGCCATCCGCGTGAGCCTGGAGCTGCGCCAGGAGCTGTGGCCGGATATTCCCGTGGTCGCCCTCTCCGAGGAGAAGTGGCTGTGGGAGCAGTCACCTCGCCCGGAGCGAGTGGTGGGCCAGTGGCTGCATTACAACATGCTGGCCACGGCGGAGCTGGCCCTGCAGCTGATGCCCGGCACGCGGAGGCTGGCGCTCGTCAACGGCTCCAGCTCCTGGGAGCAAGCGCAGCAGAAACAGTTCCTGCAAGAGCTGCAGCCCCTGCTGGCGCGGCGGGGGTTGGAGCTCATCGACCTGAGCGGCCTTCCGCTGGCTGAGATGCTCGAGCGCGTGGGGACCCTGCCGGCCGATACCGCCGTGCTCACGTTCACCTTCATGTCTGATTCCACCGGGAGGCCCTTCGTGCCGCGCGAGGTCGCGCGCATGCTGCTGGCCGCCAGCAACCGGCCGTGCTTCACCGTCCACGATACCGTCTTGGGCATGGGCTTCGTCGGCGGAGTGCTCATCAACTATGAGGCCGTCGGCCGACAATTGGGCATGCTCACCGCCCGCATGTTGCGCGGAGAGCAGGTTGGCTTCAGCACGCCCTTGGAGCCGGCGCCCGTGGACAGCGTGACTGTCGACGCCCGCGCGCTGCAGCGCTGGGGCATTGCCCGCGACAAAGTGCCTCCGGGGGTGCGGATCGCCTTCGAAGAGCCGTCCTTCTGGGAGCGCTATCGCTGGTATGTCCTGGGCGCCCTCACCATCATCGCCTTGCAGGCGCTGATGACCGGGGTGCTTGTGGTGGAGCGCCGCCGCCGCATTCGCGCCCAGGCGGAGCTCAACGAGCGCCACCGCTTGGAGAAGCTCTCGGAGCTGGAGGCGCGCCGCACCCTGGAACAGCTGGCCCACGTCGGCCGGGTGGCGGCCCTGGGCGAAATGGCCGCCTCGCTGGCCCACGAGCTCAACCAGCCCCTGGCCGCGATCCTCACCAACGCTCAGGCCGCGCGCCGCCTGCTGGATGCCACCCCAGCGGAGCTGGGCGAGGTGCGAGAAGCCCTCGGGGACATCATCTCCGACGACAAGCGGGCGGGCGAGGTCATCCGCCGCATGCGCACGCTGCTCAAGAAGGGGGAGCCCCAGTATGAGTTCCACTCCCTGAACGAGCTGGTCCGCGAGATGGCACGCATGGTGGTCAATGACATGCTGCTGCGCGGCGCGGACCTGCATCTGGTGCTGACCCCGTCTCTGCCCGCCGTGCGGGGGGATGGCATCCAGCTCCAGCAGGTGGTGCTCAACCTGCTCGTCAATGCCCTGGATGCCATGGCCGATGTCCCCGCGGGCCAGCGCCAGGTCTGGGTGCGCACCACCTCCACGGGCCAGGAGCAGGTGGAGCTGAGCGTGCAGGACTCGGGAGGAGGCATCGAGCCGTCGCGGCTGCCCCTCATCTTCGAGCCCTTCTACTCCACCAAGGAGCAAGGGCTGGGGATGGGGCTGTCCATCAGCCGCTCCATCGTCGAGGCGCACGGCGGCCAGCTCCAAGCCGAGAGCCCCCCTGGGCAAGGGGCTCTGTTACGGTGCCTCCTTCCTGCTGCCACCTCGGGTTTGCCGTCATGACTCACGCCCCCGCCACCATCTTCCTCGTGGACGATGACGACTCCATGCTGCGGGGCCTGGGGCGGCTCCTCAAGGCCGCTGGCTATGCCACCCGGCCCTTCGCCTCGCCCTCGAAGTTCCTCGCACAGCTCCCCGGCGACACGCCGGGTTGCGCCGTGTTGGACCTGCGCATGCCAGGGCTGAACGGGCTGGAGCTGCAGCAGGCCATGGCGCGAAGCGACTGCCACCTGCCTGTCATCTTCATCTCTGGCCACGGGGACGTCCCTGCCAGCGTCAAGGCCATGAAGTCCGGAGCCGTGGACTTCCTCCTGAAGCCCTTTGATGAGCAACAATTGCTCGACGCCATCACCCAAGCCCTGGCGAAGGATGCGGCCGCCCGCGCCGCCCGCGCCGAGGCAAACTCTCTGCGGACCCGTCATGCCGCCCTCACCCCCCGGGAGCGCGAGGTGTGCGCTCTAGTGTCCCAGGGCCTGCCCAACAAGCTCATCGCAGAGCAGCTCGGCACCAGTGAGAAGACCGTCAAAGTGCACCGCGGCCGTGTCATTCACAAGTTGGGAGTGGGCTCGGTCGCGGAGCTGGTACGGCTCGTGGACCGGCTGGCTCAGGACTGAGCCGCCTGCCCAGGGCGCGCTCCCATCAGGTGCGTGGCAGGGGCCTGGGCCTGTTGCTGATCTCGCCTCTTCTGGTCGGACATGACCAGGCGCACGGCAGGTGGAGGCGCGGCATGAGCAGGGACAGGCAGACGGCGACGGTGCGGGTGCGCGTGATGGTGGAGGTGACGCTCAACGCCAGATGGGGGAGCGACTGCACCATCGGGCAGGTCCACGACCAGGGAACCAGAGAGGCCGTGGCGCACGTCCAGGGCCGGCTCGCGACTGCCACTGGTGTCCGCGTCCTGGAGGCGACTGCTTGCGACATGGTGGTCCGCTCGGAGGACAAGCCGTGACGTGCATTGCTGGGGCGGTGCACGGTGGCCGCATCTACATCGGCGGAGACAGCGCGGGCGTAGGCGGGTACGACCTCACCGTCCGGCGAGACGTGAAGGTGTTCCGCAACGGGCCCTTCGTCCTCGGCTTCACCAGCAGCTTCCGCCTGGGCCAGCTCCTGGCGCATGCCTTCGCCCGCCTCCGGTGCCGAAGAAGCGCGGGGCGCTGGAGCGGTACATGGTGGTGGACTTCGTGGACTCGCTGCGCGCCACGCTGAAGGAGCGCGGCTGGGCCCGGAACACGCAGGTGAATAACCAGGAGGAGGGCGGACACTTCCTCGTGGGCTTTGCCGGGCGGCTCCTCCACGTCGAGGCAGACTTCCAGGTGGGCGAGGCCCGGGACGGCTTCGACGCGGTGGGGTGCGGCTCCGAGGCCGCTCGGGGCGCCCTGTTCGCGACGTCGCACTGATGGACGCCCTACCAAACAAGGCGTCCCACCCCACCATGAACGACGAGGCCATCGTCGTTCATGAAGTGCCAGTTCTCGTAAGGACCATCTGGCACGACGAGTTCACGCCCATCCTCGAATCGCACGCTCAGCGCGCCGTGCCTGCTGGCGAAGGCTGAGAGGATGGGAACACAAAGGAATGCCTCAAGGACGTTGAGGGCGCCAGGCTCTCGTGGGGAGAACACGTCCGCGACGCCGGACACCTTGACATGAAACTCTCCGTGAATGTCCAAGGTGCTCTGCTTCGGGTCATCGAACCGGAGTCGGGGAAGCCCCTCGGAGAGAACTTCGACGATGTGGCAGTGCTCGACTGGAACGCGGAAGTGCTTGCCTGCACGTTCGAGCTGACGGGCTTGTGGGGACATAGCGCCACAGCCTATCCGCATCTAACCCCCTGCAGTGCGTGTTCCGGGGCAAGCCCAGTGGGGACCGGCGAAGGAGTCGATGTCCCCGCGTGCGCGTCGCTACCAGGAACAGATCACAGGACACTCAGCGGACGCTGCATACTGGGTCGGCGGTGTGGGCAAGAACAGCGGAGGCGTGAAGTTCGACGGGTTCAAGGACGGCGTGCTACTGGAAGCCAAGGGGCAGGGCTATGCCAACAAGTTCCTGGACGACCTCACGCCCAAAATCTGGTTCGAGAAGTCGGGGGCAAAGGCCCTCATTGAACAAGCGCAGAGACAGATCAGGGCCGCCAAGCACACGGGCGCAAAAATCCGGTGGCATGTAGCCGAGAGCAAGACGGCGGAGGCGATCAAGGAGTTGTTCAAGGGAAGAGGCATCCTTGAGATTGACGTCGTATTCACCCCTCCGCTGCCGTAAGGAGCCTTGGAGAATGAACGAGAAATATTATGCGGGTGCTTATTGGGGCGCGCGAAGGGAGTCCCCGGAGGAATGCGCCCGGCGCTTGGAGATTCTCCTGGTGAGCCTCCCCGCCGTCGATTCATCCTTTGCTCGATGGTTCCGGCCGGGCAAGTCGCGCAAAGATGCACTGACGCGACCCATCGAGCCTATGCGCGCTGAGTTGGAGAAACTCGTTCGCCGAGGCAAGGACCGCGTATTTGAAGACCTTGGGTTTCGGCTCAGCGCATGGAATGGTGTGGGTGACGACTACGATGCTAGTGGGTTCGACCTTACGTGCGGCGGCTACACAGATGCAGTGAACAACTTTTGTTTTTTCCAACTGCCCGGGCGCGGGCCAAACGCGGACCGGGTCGTGACTGCTCCCGTTCTAAGCGGGCTCGTAAAGAGCATGGCGATGGCTTGGGAGCCGGATTGCGCTGTTGCGACTTCCTCAGCTCATCGGGACTTGGTGTCGGAAAGTCCCAAGCCAGGAACGTTCGTAGGCTGGGTCATGTACCTGTCAGCCCGGCGCGGTACGGTGCCACCGCTCCCCGGTCCCGTGCGCATCGAGCCAATCGAGGACAAGGGGACTCTCATCGTCCTGACCCCCGAGCGCTTCACGGCAGCCAACCCGGAGCATGTGGCGCTAGCCGAGCGCGTGGGTGAGCTGCTGGCCCGGGCCGGACTCATGCAGCCCGTCACGCCCTGACCCGCCGTCCGTTCAGCGCGGCGCTGGCGGGGCCGCATGTGTCCTCGGTGTGCCCTCCAGCGGGGTTGGAGGGGAACATGAGGGAACGGGGTGGGACGGGGCGGGTGGAAGAACCTGAGGAGAAGCAAGGCGATAGTGGGTAGCAGCGCGTCCTGCTTGGGGTTTGCTATCGCCCTGCCCACGGATTCAAGTCCCGTACTCCTCGCCGATAGACGGGCCAGGAATCGAGAGGGTCGCTTGGGTCGGTGCGGCCTGGAGGGCAGGCAGGCGGCCACTCGGGCGGGGCCCGGTCTACGTCGCCGCTGCAGTGGCCGGGCACCCTGATAGCTTCAAGGGCCATGTCCGCCTCCCGTCCTCCCCCGGTCTACGCCGCCGATGCTGGTGGCGCCCTTCCCGCCGCGCGGGACGGGGCTCCGGGGCCTCGCGAGGCCAACGCCCCTTCGCGTCCTACCACCACCCTGGAGGGGAGCCTCGAGCGCATCACCTTCACCAACGAGGAGGCCGCCTGGAGCGTGGTGCGCGTGGTGGTCCACGGCCGAAAGGACCCCATCACCGCGGTGGGCAATCTCCTCGGCGCCCAGCCGGGCGAGTCCCTGCGCCTCACCGGCTGGTGGGTGCAGGACCGGAAGTACGGAGAGCAGTTCCGCGTCGACTCCTTCGCGACGGTGAAGCCGGCGACGCTGGTGGGCATCGAGAAGTACCTTGGCAGCGGGCTGGTGAAGGGCGTGGGCCCGGCGATGGCCAAACGCCTGGTGGCGCACTTCGGCCTGGAGACGCTGGAAGTCATCGACTCGAAGCCCGAGCGGCTGGCGGAGGTGAAGGGCTTCGGGGAGAAGCGCCGCAAGCTCCTGTGCGAGACGTGGGCCGAGCAGCGAGACATCCGTCAGGTGATGGTCTTCCTGCAGTCCCACGAGGTGCCGGCCAGCTTCGCGGTGAAGGTCTACAAGCAGTACGGCGCCCAATCCATCGAGGTGGTGCAGAACAACCCGTACCGGCTCGCCATCGATGTGTATGGCATCGGCTTTCGCACCGCCGACCGCATCGCCCAGTCGCTCGGCGTGCCCTCCCACTCGCCCAAGCGCGCCGAGGCGGGGGTGTTGCAGGTGCTCCGCGAGTTCTCCGAGGACGGCCACCTCTACGCGCCGCGCGACAAGCTCACCGCGCGGACGGTGGAGATGCTGGAGGTGACGCCCGAACTCGTGGAGGCGGCCATCACCCGGCTCGCCGCCGCCGAGTACCTCGCCGTGGAGGGGGCCAGCGCCCTCGCCCAGCCCCGCCCCGAGGACGCCTGCGAGGCGGTGTACCTGAAGGCCCTGCATGTCTCGGAGGTGGGCGTCGCCAACCTCCTCAAGGCGCTCGCCGCCTGGCCCGGACGGCCCCTGGAAGTGGACGTCGAGCGGGCCATGGCCTGGTTCGAGGGCCGCCAGGGCATCTCGCTCGCCCCCGAGCAGAAGGAGGCGGTGCGCCAGGCGATGGTGGCCAAGGTGCTGGTCATCACCGGCGGTCCGGGCACCGGGAAGACGACGCTGGTCAATGCCATCCTCTCCATCCTGGAGAAGAAGGGCCGCAAGCTCCTGCTCTCGGCGCCCACCGGGCGTGCGGCCAAGCGGATGGGGGAGGCGACAGGGCGCGAGGCGGAGACCATCCACCGGCTGCTCGAGTACAACCCCCGCACCCACGGCTTCCTGAGAGACCGCAACAACCCGCTCGACGCGGACATGCTGGTGCTCGACGAGGTGTCCATGGTGGACACCGTGCTGATGCTCAATGTGCTCAAGGCGCTGCCGCCCCACTGCCAGCTGCTGCTCGTAGGGGACGTGGACCAGCTGCCGAGCGTGGGGCCGGGCAGCGTGCTCCAGGACATCATCGCCTCCGGACACGTGCCGGTGGTGCGGCTGAAGCACATCTTCCGCCAGGCGCAGGCGAGCCTCATCATCACCAACGCCCACCGCATCAACCAGGGAGAGCTGCCCCAGGTGCCCCCGGCGGACGCGCTGGCCGACTTCTACTTCGTGGAGAAGGAGGAGCCCGAGGCCATCCTCGCGGCCCTGAAGACGCTGGTGAAGGAGCGGATTCCCCGCCGCTTCGGGTTCCACCCGGTGGACGAGGTGCAGGTGCTCGTCCCGATGAACCGGGGCCTCATCGGTACCTCGAACCTCAACGCCGTGCTGCAGGAGCACCTGAATCCCTCGGGAGAGGATCTTGCCCGCGGCAGCCGTACGTTCCGGGTGGGCGACAAGGTGATGCAGGTGCGCAACAACTACGAGCTCGGCGTCTTCAACGGGGACATCGGACGGGTGGAGGCCATCGACAAGGAGGAGCAGTCGCTGGTGGTGCTCTACGACGGACGGCCGGTGGCGTACTCCTGGTCGGACCTGGACGAGCTGGTGCTGGCCTACGCCACGAGCGTGCACAAGTCGCAGGGCAGCGAGTACCCGTGCGTGGTGCTGCCCCTGCACACGCAGCACTACATGCTCCTGCAGCGCAACCTGCTCTACACCGGCGTGACGCGCGGGAAGAAGCTGGTGGTGCTGGTGGGAAGCAAGAAGGCGCTGGGGCTCGCGGTGCGCAACGGGGACACCCAGAAGCGCTTCACGCGGCTCGCCGCGCGGCTGAGGGACTGACGCCGGCCGCCCCGAGCGCCTGTCCCAGCAAGCTGGCTGCTCGCCTGCGGTAGGGCGGGGCGCGCGGGACGGCCCTGCCGGGTTCAGAAAGAAAACCTTCCCCGGTAACCGGGTGGCGGGTTCTGTTACTACCTCCCTAGAGTCGGCGGCGCCGCTCGTCCGACGACTCCTGACCCGCAGCAGGGAGGGCCGTGTGTCCCACGCTGGTGACAAGTCCATCCTGGCCATCGACCTCGGCACGTCGGCCGTGAAGCTCGCCGTGGTCAGCGTGCGAGGGAGAATCCTCGGCGGCGAGGTGGAGCCGCTGGAGCTGTCCCTGCTTCCCGACGGCGGCGCCGAGCAGGACCCCGAGGCGTGGTG encodes the following:
- a CDS encoding sensor histidine kinase, whose product is MSQTALKFLLPCLLLTTTTFAAGSADVVAQEARPAGKSVLLLVPEDTALPAMAMLVSSLRSSLWESWGGPVTVDVESLDLGWASGSEYKRALRSWYRVKYRERRPDALVTFRTDAIRVSLELRQELWPDIPVVALSEEKWLWEQSPRPERVVGQWLHYNMLATAELALQLMPGTRRLALVNGSSSWEQAQQKQFLQELQPLLARRGLELIDLSGLPLAEMLERVGTLPADTAVLTFTFMSDSTGRPFVPREVARMLLAASNRPCFTVHDTVLGMGFVGGVLINYEAVGRQLGMLTARMLRGEQVGFSTPLEPAPVDSVTVDARALQRWGIARDKVPPGVRIAFEEPSFWERYRWYVLGALTIIALQALMTGVLVVERRRRIRAQAELNERHRLEKLSELEARRTLEQLAHVGRVAALGEMAASLAHELNQPLAAILTNAQAARRLLDATPAELGEVREALGDIISDDKRAGEVIRRMRTLLKKGEPQYEFHSLNELVREMARMVVNDMLLRGADLHLVLTPSLPAVRGDGIQLQQVVLNLLVNALDAMADVPAGQRQVWVRTTSTGQEQVELSVQDSGGGIEPSRLPLIFEPFYSTKEQGLGMGLSISRSIVEAHGGQLQAESPPGQGALLRCLLPAATSGLPS
- a CDS encoding Imm52 family immunity protein; this encodes MNEKYYAGAYWGARRESPEECARRLEILLVSLPAVDSSFARWFRPGKSRKDALTRPIEPMRAELEKLVRRGKDRVFEDLGFRLSAWNGVGDDYDASGFDLTCGGYTDAVNNFCFFQLPGRGPNADRVVTAPVLSGLVKSMAMAWEPDCAVATSSAHRDLVSESPKPGTFVGWVMYLSARRGTVPPLPGPVRIEPIEDKGTLIVLTPERFTAANPEHVALAERVGELLARAGLMQPVTP
- a CDS encoding ATP-dependent RecD-like DNA helicase — translated: MSASRPPPVYAADAGGALPAARDGAPGPREANAPSRPTTTLEGSLERITFTNEEAAWSVVRVVVHGRKDPITAVGNLLGAQPGESLRLTGWWVQDRKYGEQFRVDSFATVKPATLVGIEKYLGSGLVKGVGPAMAKRLVAHFGLETLEVIDSKPERLAEVKGFGEKRRKLLCETWAEQRDIRQVMVFLQSHEVPASFAVKVYKQYGAQSIEVVQNNPYRLAIDVYGIGFRTADRIAQSLGVPSHSPKRAEAGVLQVLREFSEDGHLYAPRDKLTARTVEMLEVTPELVEAAITRLAAAEYLAVEGASALAQPRPEDACEAVYLKALHVSEVGVANLLKALAAWPGRPLEVDVERAMAWFEGRQGISLAPEQKEAVRQAMVAKVLVITGGPGTGKTTLVNAILSILEKKGRKLLLSAPTGRAAKRMGEATGREAETIHRLLEYNPRTHGFLRDRNNPLDADMLVLDEVSMVDTVLMLNVLKALPPHCQLLLVGDVDQLPSVGPGSVLQDIIASGHVPVVRLKHIFRQAQASLIITNAHRINQGELPQVPPADALADFYFVEKEEPEAILAALKTLVKERIPRRFGFHPVDEVQVLVPMNRGLIGTSNLNAVLQEHLNPSGEDLARGSRTFRVGDKVMQVRNNYELGVFNGDIGRVEAIDKEEQSLVVLYDGRPVAYSWSDLDELVLAYATSVHKSQGSEYPCVVLPLHTQHYMLLQRNLLYTGVTRGKKLVVLVGSKKALGLAVRNGDTQKRFTRLAARLRD
- a CDS encoding DUF6188 family protein; this translates as MSPQARQLERAGKHFRVPVEHCHIVEVLSEGLPRLRFDDPKQSTLDIHGEFHVKVSGVADVFSPREPGALNVLEAFLCVPILSAFASRHGALSVRFEDGRELVVPDGPYENWHFMNDDGLVVHGGVGRLVW
- a CDS encoding response regulator transcription factor → MTHAPATIFLVDDDDSMLRGLGRLLKAAGYATRPFASPSKFLAQLPGDTPGCAVLDLRMPGLNGLELQQAMARSDCHLPVIFISGHGDVPASVKAMKSGAVDFLLKPFDEQQLLDAITQALAKDAAARAARAEANSLRTRHAALTPREREVCALVSQGLPNKLIAEQLGTSEKTVKVHRGRVIHKLGVGSVAELVRLVDRLAQD
- a CDS encoding Tox-REase-5 domain-containing protein, yielding MSPRARRYQEQITGHSADAAYWVGGVGKNSGGVKFDGFKDGVLLEAKGQGYANKFLDDLTPKIWFEKSGAKALIEQAQRQIRAAKHTGAKIRWHVAESKTAEAIKELFKGRGILEIDVVFTPPLP